The following coding sequences are from one Anguilla anguilla isolate fAngAng1 chromosome 12, fAngAng1.pri, whole genome shotgun sequence window:
- the LOC118209340 gene encoding extracellular calcium-sensing receptor-like — protein MYLNLVHSSAGSEMCSGMALQIILLAQTVLWAAAQTPPCRILGRAAKPSFYQHGDINIGGVFSLHYIPLDMTIEFNAKPEPLRCPRVDFIELQAAQTMIFAIEEINNRTDLLPGVSLGYKIYDTCVSAAFSIQAAMALMNGYEETLTDTSCSTPAVVQAIIGESGSTNTMAIAEIVGLFQIPVISHFATCACLSNRKRFSTFFRTIPSDYYQSRALAQLVKHFGWTWIGAVRSDSDYGNNGMATFIKAAEQEGICIEYSEKFHRTELKKLLKVVDVIKRGTAKVIVAFLSEGEMIKLLEQLTLQNITGLQMIGCESWMTSSSLVTPTTFRILGGSIGFAVTKAKINGFKEFLLKLHPSQYQNNTVVIDFWENVFQCSLTNENNVPHMNPCTGSESLIELENEYTDVSELRISSNVYKAVYAVAHSLHGLLACTPHQGCTSSVKTEPWQVIKAMKKVNFTLGTGEKVSFDSNGDPAARYEVVNWQLGPDGAVKFKVVGYYDASLPVGQQFVMSPVTMVWAGGQKQKSRSACSESCPPGTRKAVQRGRPVCCYDCVPCAEGEISNTTDSNNCIQCTEEYWSNAKRDQCVLKAVEFLSFHEIMGIVLALFSIFGACVTAFVAVWFYIKKDTPIVKANNSELSFLLLFSLKLCFLCSLTFIGRPSEWSCMLRHTAFGITFVLCISCVLGKTIVVLMAFRATLPGSNVMKWFGPPQQRLSVLAFTLIQVLICVLWLTIFPPFPNKNMKHYKEKIILECDVGSALGFWAVLGYIGLLSILCFVLAFLARKLPDNFNEAKFITFSMLIFCAVWITFIPAYVSSPGKLTVAVEIFAILASSFGLLFCIFLPKCYIILFRPEQNTRKHIMGKTDVKSI, from the exons ATGTATTTAAACCTGGTACACAGCAGTGCTGGATCTGAGATGTGCAGTGGGATGGCGCTGCAGATCATTCTGCTGGCACAGACAGTCCTCTGGGCTGCAGCACAGACTCCACCATGCAGAATACTGGGGAGGGCAGCCAAGCCTAGCTTCTATCAACATGGAGACATCAACATCGGCGGGGTCTTCTCCCTGCATTATATTCCTTTGGACATGACCATCGAATTTAATGCCAAACCAGAACCACTCAGATGCCCTCG AGTTGACTTCATAGAACTCCAGGCGGCCCAGACTATGATCTTCGCCAttgaagaaataaacaacagaactgACCTCCTCCCAGGAGTGTCTCTaggatataaaatatatgacaCCTGTGTCTCTGCAGCATTTTCTATACAAGCAGCCATGGCTCTGATGAACGGTTATGAGGAAACACTGACCGACACATCCTGCTCCACACCAGCCGTAGTGCAGGCCATCATTGGAGAATCAGGATCTACAAACACTATGGCAATTGCTGAAATAGTAGGATTGTTTCAGATTCCAGTG aTCAGTCATTTTGCaacatgtgcatgtctgagcaATAGAAAAAGGTTCTCCACATTCTTCAGAACCATTCCCAGTGACTATTACCAGAGCAGAGCACTGGCTCAGCTGGTGAAGCACTTCGGATGGACCTGGATAGGAGCAGTGAGAAGTGACAGTGACTATGGCAACAACGGGATGGCCACATTTATAAAAGCTGCTGAACAGGAAGGGATCTGCATTGAGTATTCAGAGAAATTTCACAGAACAGAACTGAAGAAATTACTGAAGGTTGTAGATGTTATCAAAAGAGGTACTGCAAAGGTAATTGTAGCCTTTCTTAGTGAGGGTGAAATGATCAAGTTACTGGAGCAGCTAACACTTCAGAATATTACAGGTCTCCAAATGATTGGTTGTGAAAGCTGGATGACATCAAGCAGTTTAGTAACACCTACAACTTTCAGAATACTGGGAGGGTCTATTGGCTTTGCTGTTAccaaagccaaaataaatggctTCAAAGAGTTTTTGTTGAAACTTCACCCATCTCAGTACCAAAATAATACTGTTGTCATTGACTTTtgggaaaatgtgtttcaatgttcactaacaaatgaaaacaacgTACCTCACATGAATCCCTGCACTGGATCTGAGAGCTTAATTGAACTGGAAAATGAATACACTGATGTATCAGAGCTGAGAATCTCCAGCAATGTTTACAAAGCAGTATATGCTGTTGCTCATTCTCTACATGGCTTATTGGCATGTACACCCCATCAAGGCTGCACAAGCAGTGTGAAAACAGAGCCCTggcag GTAATTAAGGCTATGAAAAAAGTCAATTTCACTTTGGGAACTGGAGAGAAAGTCTCTTTTGACAGTAATGGAGATCCAGCGGCAAGATATGAGGTGGTGAACTGGCAGCTTGGTCCTGATGGTGCAGTAAAGTTCAAGGTGGTTGGCTACTACGATGCCTCGTTACCAGTTGGGCAGCAGTTTGTGATGAGCCCTGTTACTATGGTGTGGGCAGGCGGGCAAAAACAG AAATCCAGGTCAGCgtgcagtgagagctgtcccccaggcacccggaaggctgtgcagagaggaaggCCTGTCTGCTGCTATGACTGTGTGCCCTGCGCTGAGGGAGAAATCAGCAATACCACAG ATTCTAATAACTGTATTCAGTGTACAGAAGAATACTGGTCTAATGCTAAAAGAGATCAATGTGTTTTAAAGGCTGTCGAATTTCTGTCATTTCATGAAATTATGGGAATCGTGCTTGCTCTTTTTTCTATATTTGGAGCATGTGTTACTGCATTTGTGGCTGTATGGTTCTATATAAAGAAGGACACACCCATTGTGAAAGCCAACAACTCAGAGCTGagcttcctgctgctcttttcattgaaactgtgtttcctttgctctcttaccttcatcGGCCGGCCCTCTGAGTGGTCCTGTATGTTGCGCCACACTGCGTTTGGGATcacctttgtcctctgcatctcttgtgttctgggaaaaacaatagtggtgttaatggccttcagggctacacttccaggcagtaatgtcatgaagtggtttgggcctccccagcagagactgagtgttcttgctttcactctcatacaggtccttatttgtgtgctttggttgACAATATTCCCTCCTTTCCCCAACAAGAACATGAAgcactacaaagaaaagatcattctagaatgtgatgtaggatcagcactggggttctgggctgtgctgggttatATTGGGCTCCTCTCtatattgtgttttgttttagcttttctggCTCGTAAGCTGCCTGACaacttcaatgaagccaaattcatcacattcagcatgctcatattctgtgcagtctggatcacCTTTATACCAGCTTATGTCAGTTCACCTGGAAAGTTAACTGTAGCTGTGGAGATATTTGCAATTTTAGCATCTAGTTTTGGCTTGCTATTCTGTATCTTTCTTCcaaaatgttatataatattattcagACCTGAACAAAATACAAGAAAGCATATAATGGGTAAAACAGATGTGAAATCCATCTAA
- the LOC118209343 gene encoding extracellular calcium-sensing receptor-like — translation MAVFKPGTQQCWSSSGMALQIILLALTVLWAAAQTPPCRILGGAAKPSFYQHGDINIGGVFAFHQITGEISNKFDTKPEHLKCSRVILREFRLAQTMIFATEEINNRTDLLPGVSLGYKIHDSCASPIFATRAAMTMMNGYEDTLSDTSCSTPAVVPAIIGTSVSTDAIAIAGTVGLFQIPLISHFSTCACLSNRKVFPTFFRTIPSDYYQSRALAQLVKHFGWTWIGAVRGDDDYGNNGMATFIKAAEQEGICIEYSEKIHLTEPDKLLKVVDVIKRGSARVIVAFLDEIRMIKLLEQLTFQNITGIQMVGSEGWITSSSIASTSRFRTLGGSIGFAITQGKINGLQEFILKLHPSKYPNNTDVTDFWEAAFQCNLGNGDEKPHVTPCTGSESLIEMENAYTDVSELRISNNVYKAVYAVAHSLHDLLACTPHQGCTNSVNTEPWQVLRALKKVNFTLGTGEKVSFDSNGDPVARYEVVNWQLGPDGAVKFRVVGYYDDSLPSGQQFVMRPVSMVWAGGQKEKPRSVCSESCPPGTRKAVQRGRHVCCYDCVPCAEGEISNVTDSNDCIQCTEEYWPNAKRDRCVSKVVEFLSFHEIMGIVLVIFSIVGACVTVLVAVLFFIKKDTPIVKANNSELSFLLLFSVKLCFLCSLTFIGRPSEWSCMLRHTAFGITFVLCISCVLGKTIVVLMAFRATLPGSNVMKWFGPLQQRLSVLAFTLIQVLICVLWLTISPPFPNKNMKHYKEKIILECDVGSAVGFWAVLGYIGLLSILCFVLAFLARKLPDNFNEAKYITFSMLIFCAVWITFIPAYVSSPGKFTVAVEIFAILASSFGLLFCIFLPKCYIILFRPEQNTRKHIMGKTDVKSQ, via the exons ATGGCTGTATTTAAACCTGGTACACAGCAGTGCTGGAGCAGCAGTGGGATGGCGCTGCAGATCATTCTGCTGGCACTAACAGTCCTCTGGGCTGCAGCACAGACCCCACCATGCAGAATACTGGGGGGGGCAGCCAAGCCCAGCTTTTATCAACATGGAGACATCAACATCGGCGGCGTTTTCGCCTTCCACCAAATTACCGGGGAAATAAGCAACAAATTTGACACCAAACCTGAGCACCTGAAGTGTTCACG AGTTATTTTGAGAGAATTCCGGTTGGCCCAGACCATGATCTTTGCCActgaagaaataaacaacagaactgACCTCCTCCCAGGTGTATCTCTTGGATATAAGATACACGATTCCTGTGCCTCTCCAATATTCGCTACAAGAGCAGCCATGACTATGATGAACGGTTATGAGGATACATTGTCTGACACATCATGCTCTACACCAGCAGTAGTGCCGGCCATTATCGGGACATCCGTTTCTACTGATGCCATTGCAATCGCAGGAACTGTTGGATTATTTCAGATTCCACTG aTCAGTCACTTTTCaacatgtgcatgtctgagcaACAGAAAAGTATTCCCCACATTCTTCAGAACCATTCCCAGTGACTACTACCAGAGCAGAGCACTGGCTCAGCTGGTGAAACACTTTGGCTGGACCTGGATAGGAGCAGTAAGAGGTGATGATGACTACGGCAACAACGGAATGGCAACATTCATAAAAGCTGCTGAACAGGAAGGGATCTGCATTGAGTATTCAGAGAAAATTCACTTAACAGAACCAGATAAATTACTTAAGGTTGTGGATGTTATCAAAAGAGGTTCTGCACGGGTAATTGTAGCATTTCTTGATGAGATTCGAATGATCAAATTATTGGAGCAGCTGACCTTTCAGAATATTACTGGTATTCAAATGGTTGGCAGTGAAGGCTGGATAACATCAAGCAGTATAGCATCAACAAGCAGATTCAGAACACTGGGAGGATCTATTGGATTTGCTATCAcccaaggcaaaataaatggcttgcaagaatttatattaaaacttCATCCATCCAAGTACCCAAATAACACTGATGTTACAGACTTTTGGGAAGCTGCTTTTCAGTGTAACCTCGGAAATGGAGACGAAAAGCCACACGTTACCCCCTGCACTGGATCTGAGAGCTtgattgaaatggaaaatgcataCACTGATGTATCAGAGCTGAGAATATCCAACAATGTTTACAAAGCAGTATACGCTGTTGCTCATTCTCTACATGACCTGCTGGCATGTACACCCCATCAAGGTTGCACAAACAGTGTGAATACAGAGCCCTGGCAG GTATTAAGGGCTCtgaaaaaagtcaattttaCATTGGGAACTGGAGAAAAAGTCTCTTTTGACAGTAATGGGGATCCAGTAGCCAGATATGAGGTGGTGAACTGGCAGCTTGGTCCTGACGGTGCAGTAAAGTTCAGAGTGGTCGGCTACTATGATGATTCTTTACCGTCTGGGCAGCAGTTTGTGATGAGACCTGTTAGTATGGTTTGGGCAGGTGGGCAAAAAGAG AAACCcaggtcagtgtgcagtgagagctgtcccccaggcacccggaaggctgtgcagagaggaaggCATGTCTGCTGCTATGATTGTGTGCCCTGCGCTGAGGGAGAAATCAGCAATGTCACAG ATTCTAATGACTGTATTCAGTGTACGGAAGAATACTGGCCTAATGCTAAAAGAGATCGATGTGTTTCAAAGGTTGTCGAATTTCTGTCATTTCACGAAATTATGGGAATCgtgcttgttattttttccatagttGGAGCATGTGTAACTGTActtgtggctgtgctgttctttATAAAAAAGGACACACCCATTGTGAAAGCCAACAACTCAGAGCTGAGCTTCCTGCTGcttttttcagtgaaactgtgtttcctttgctctcttaccttcatcGGCCGGCCCTCTGAGTGGTCCTGTATGCTCCGCCACACTGCGTTTGGGATcacctttgtcctctgcatctcctgtgttctggggaaaacaatagtggtgttaatggccttcagggctacacttccaggcagtaatgtcatgaagtggtttgggcctctgcagcagagactgagtgttcttgctttcactctcatacaggtccttatttgtgtgctttggttaacaatatcccctccattccccaacaagaacatgaagcactacaaagaaaagatcattctagaatgtgatgtaggatcagcagtggggttctgggctgtgctgggttatATTGGTCTCCTCTCtatattgtgctttgttttagcttttctAGCTCGTAAGCTCCCTGACAACTTCAATGAAGCCAAGTacatcacattcagcatgctcatattctgtgcagtctggatcaccttcataccagcttatgtcagctcacctggaaagttcactgtagctgtggaaATATTTGCAATTTTAGCATCTAGTTTTGGCTTGCTGTTCTGTATCTTTCTTCCAAAATGTTATATCATTTTATTCAGACCTGAGCAAAATACTAGAAAACATATAATGGGTAAAACAGATGTGAA
- the LOC118209374 gene encoding extracellular calcium-sensing receptor-like, translating to MCSGMALQIILLALTVLWAAAQTPPCRLLGRAAKPSFYQHGDINIGGVFAMHQIPWEITFKFDTKPEHLKCSRVILREFRLAQTMIFASEEINNRTDLLPGVSLGYKIHDSCVSPIFATRAAMTMMNGYEDTLSDTSCSTPAVVPAIIGTSISTDAIAIAGTVGLFQIPLISHFATCACLSNRKRFPTFFRTIPSDYYQSRALAQLVKHFGWTWIGAVRGDDDYGNNGMATFIKAAEQEGICIEYSETFRLTEPDTLLKVVDVIKRGSARVIVAFLGEIRMIKLLEQLTFQNITGFQMVGSEGWITSSSIASPSSFRTLGGSIGFAITQGKINGLQEFLLKLHPSKYPNNTDVTDFWEAAFQCNLRNGDKKPHVTPCTGSESLIEMENAYTDASELRISNNVYKAVYAVAQSLHDLLACTPHQGCTNSVNTEPWQVLRALKNVNFTLGTGEKVSFDSNGDPVARYEVVNWQLGTDGAVKFRVVGYYDDSLPSGQQFVMRPVSMVWAGGQKEKPRSVCSESCPPGTRKAVQRGRHVCCYDCVPCAEGEISNVTDSNDCIQCTEEYWPNAKRDRCVSKVVEFLSFHEIMGIVLVIFSIFGACVTVLVAVLFFIKKDTPIVKANNSELSFLLLFSVKLCFLCSLTFIGRPSEWSCMLRHTAFGITFVLCISCVLGKTIVVLMAFRATLPGSNVMKWFGPLQQRLSVLAFTLIQVLICVLWLTISPPFPNKNMKHYKEKIILECDVGSAVGFWAVLGYIGLLSILCFVLAFLARKLPDNFNEAKYITFSMLIFCAVWITFIPAYVSSPGKFTVAVEIFAILASSFGLLFCIFLPKCYIIVFRPEQNTRKHIMGKTDVISQ from the exons ATGTGCAGTGGGATGGCGCTGCAGATCATTCTGCTGGCACTAACAGTCCTCTGGGCTGCAGCACAGACTCCACCATGCAGATTACTGGGGAGGGCAGCCAAGCCCAGCTTTTATCAACATGGAGACATCAACATCGGCGGAGTCTTCGCCATGCACCAAATTCCCTGGGAAATAACCTTCAAATTTGACACCAAACCTGAGCACCTGAAGTGTTCACG AGTTATTTTGAGAGAATTCCGGTTGGCCCAGACCATGATCTTTGCCTctgaagaaataaacaacagaactgACCTCCTCCCAGGTGTATCTCTTGGATATAAGATACACGATTCCTGTGTCTCTCCAATATTCGCTACAAGAGCAGCCATGACTATGATGAACGGTTATGAGGATACATTGTCTGACACATCATGCTCCACACCAGCAGTAGTGCCGGCCATTATCGGGACATCCATTTCTACCGATGCCATTGCAATCGCAGGAACTGTTGGATTATTTCAGATTCCACTG aTCAGTCACTTTGCaacatgtgcatgtctgagtaATAGAAAAAGGTTCCCCACATTCTTCAGAACCATTCCCAGTGACTACTACCAGAGCAGAGCACTGGCTCAACTGGTGAAACACTTTGGCTGGACCTGGATAGGAGCAGTAAGAGGTGATGATGACTACGGCAACAACGGAATGGCAACATTTATAAAAGCTGCTGAACAGGAAGGGATCTGCATTGAGTATTCAGAGACATTTCGCTTAACAGAACCAGATACATTACTGAAGGTTGTGGATGTTATCAAAAGAGGTTCTGCAAGGGTAATTGTAGCATTTCTTGGTGAGATTCGAATGATCAAATTATTAGAGCAGCTGACCTTTCAGAATATTACTGGTTTTCAAATGGTTGGCAGTGAAGGCTGGATAACATCAAGCAGTATAGCATCACCAAGCAGTTTCAGAACACTGGGAGGATCTATTGGCTTTGCTATCAcccaaggcaaaataaatggcttGCAAGAATTTCTATTAAAACTTCATCCATCCAAGTACCCAAATAACACTGATGTTACAGACTTTTGGGAAGCTGCTTTTCAGTGTAACCTCAGAAATGGAGACAAAAAGCCACACGTTACCCCCTGCACTGGATCTGAGAGCTtgattgaaatggaaaatgcataCACTGATGCATCAGAGCTGAGAATATCCAACAATGTCTACAAAGCAGTATACGCTGTTGCTCAATCTCTACATGACCTGCTGGCATGTACACCTCATCAAGGCTGCACAAACAGTGTGAATACAGAGCCCTGGCAG GTACTAAGGGCTCTGAAAAACGTCAATTTTACATTGGGAACTGGAGAAAAAGTCTCTTTTGACAGTAATGGGGATCCAGTAGCCAGATATGAGGTGGTGAACTGGCAGCTTGGTACTGACGGTGCAGTAAAGTTCAGAGTGGTCGGCTACTATGATGATTCTTTACCGTCTGGGCAGCAGTTTGTGATGAGACCTGTTAGTATGGTTTGGGCAGGTGGACAAAAAGAG AAACCcaggtcagtgtgcagtgagagctgtcccccaggcacccggaaggctgtgcagagaggaaggCATGTCTGCTGCTATGATTGTGTGCCCTGCGCTGAGGGAGAAATCAGCAATGTCACAG ATTCTAATGACTGTATTCAGTGTACGGAAGAATACTGGCCTAATGCTAAAAGAGATCGATGTGTTTCAAAGGTTGTCGAATTTCTGTCATTTCACGAAATTATGGGAATCGtacttgttattttttccatatttggaGCATGTGTAACTGTActtgtggctgtgctgttctttATAAAAAAGGACACACCCATTGTGAAAGCCAACAACTCAGAGCTGAGCTTCCTGCTGcttttttcagtgaaactgtgtttcctttgctctcttaccttcatcGGCCGGCCCTCTGAGTGGTCCTGTATGCTCCGCCACACTGCGTTTGGGATcacctttgtcctctgcatctcGTGTGTTCTGGGGaaaacaatagtggtgttaatggccttcagggctacacttccaggcagtaatgtcatgaagtggtttgggcctctgcagcagagactgagtgttcttgctttcactctcatacaggtccttatttgtgtgctttggttaacaatatcccctccattccccaacaagaacatgaagcactacaaagaaaagatcattctagaatgtgatgtaggatcagcagtggggttctgggctgtgctgggttatATTGGGCTCCTCTCtatattgtgctttgttttagcttttctggCTCGTAAGCTGCCTGACAACTTCAATGAAGCCAAGTacatcacattcagcatgctcatattctgtgcagtctggatcacCTTCATACCAGCTTACGTCAGCTCACCTGGAaagttcactgtagctgtggaaATATTTGCAATTTTAGCATCTAGTTTTGGCTTGCTGTTCTGTATCTTTCTTCCAAAATGTTATATAATTGTATTCAGACCTGAGCAAAATACTAGAAAACATATAATGGGTAAAACAGATGTGATATCTCAGTGA